The proteins below are encoded in one region of Bos indicus x Bos taurus breed Angus x Brahman F1 hybrid chromosome 2, Bos_hybrid_MaternalHap_v2.0, whole genome shotgun sequence:
- the SESN2 gene encoding sestrin-2 isoform X2 gives MIVADSECRAELKGYLPGAGEEQRESRVRRGPRGPSAFIPVEEVLQEGAESLEQHLGLEALMSSGRVDNLAVVMGLHPDYFTSFWRLHCLLLHTDGPLANSWRHYIAIMAAARHQCSYLVGSHMAEFLQTGGDPEWLLGLHRAPEKLRKLSEINKLLAHRPWLITKEHIQALLKTGEHSWSLAELIQALVLLTHCHSLASFVFGCGILPEGDPEGSPAPQAPSPPSEQSTPPSRDSLNHSGGFEAARDVEALMERMRQLQESLLQDEGASQEEMESRFELEKSESLLVTPSVDILEPFANPDMLCFVEDPTFGYEDFTRRGTQAPPTFRAQDYTWEDHGYSLIQRLYPEGGQLLDEKFQAAYSLTYNTIAMHSGVDTSVLRRAIWNYIHCVFGIRYDDYDYGEVNQLLERNLKVYIKTVACYPEKTTRRMYNHFWRHFRHSEKVHVNLLLLEARMQAALLYALRAITRYMT, from the exons ATGATCGTTGCGGACTCCGAGTGCCGCGCGGAGCTGAAGGGCTACCTGCCCGGGGCCGGAGAG GAGCAGAGGGAGAGCCGGGTCCGACGAGGCCCCCGAGGGCCCAGCGCCTTCATTCCAGTAGAGGAG GTCCTGCAGGAGGGAGCCGAGAGCCTCGAGCAGCACCTGGGGCTGGAGGCGCTGATGTCCTCGGGCCGGGTGGACAACCTGGCCGTGGTGATGGGCCTGCACCCGGACTACTTCACCAGCTTCTGGCGCCTGCACTGCCTGCTGCTGCACACGGATGGGCCCCTGGCCAACTCCTGGCGCCACTACATCGCCATCATG GCTGCTGCCCGCCACCAGTGTTCCTACCTGGTGGGCTCCCACATGGCCGAGTTCCTGCAGACTGGCGGTGACCCTGAGTGGCTGCTTGGCCTCCACCGCGCCCCTGAGAAACTGCGCAAGCTCAGCGAGATCAACAAGCTGCTGGCCCATCGGCCATGGCTCATCACCAAGGAGCACATCCAG GCCTTGCTCAAGACGGGCGAGCACAGCTGGTCCCTGGCTGAGCTCATCCAGGCCCTGGTCCTGCTCACACACTGCCACTCACTGGCGTCCTTCGTGTTCGGCTGTGGCATCCTCCCTGAGGGGGACCCTGAGGGCAGCCCCGCCCCACAGGCCCCTTCACCCCCCAGTGAGCAGAGCACACCCCCCAGCAGGGACTCGCTGAACCACTCCGGG GGCTTTGAGGCCGCCCGCGACGTGGAAGCTCTGATGGAACGCATGAGGCAGCTGCAGGAGAGCCTGCTGCAGGATGAGGGCGCCTCGCAGGAGGAGATGGAGAGCCGCTTTGAGCTGGAGAAGTCAGAGAGCCTGCTGGTGACCCCCTCAG TGGACATCCTGGAACCCTTTGCAAACCCAGATATGCTGTGCTTCGTGGAAGACCCCACTTTTGGATATGAGGACTTTACCCGGCGGGGGACTCAGGCACCCCCCACCTTCCGTGCCCAG GATTATACCTGGGAAGACCATGGCTATTCACTGATCCAGCGGCTCTACCCTGAGGGTGGACAGTTGCTGGATGAGAAGTTCCAGGCAGCCTATAGCCTCACCTATAACACCATCGCCATGCACAGTGGAGTAGATACCTCCGTGCTCCGCAGGGCCATCTGGAATTACATCCACTGCGTCTTTGGCATCAG ATATGATGACTATGACTACGGGGAGGTGAACCAGCTCCTGGAGCGGAACCTCAAGGTCTATATCAAGACAGTGGCCTGCTATCCGGAGAAGACCACCCGAAGAATGTACAACCACTTCTGGAGGCACTTCCGCCACTCAGAGAAG GTCCACGTGAACTTGCTGCTGCTGGAGGCCCGCATGCAAGCCGCCCTGCTCTATGCCCTTCGCGCCATCACCCGTTACATGACCTGA
- the ATP5IF1 gene encoding ATPase inhibitor, mitochondrial produces the protein MAATALAARTRQAVWSVWAMQGRGFGSESGDNVRSSAGAVRDAGGAFGKREQAEEERYFRARAKEQLAALKKHHENEISHHAKEIERLQKEIERHKQSIKKLKQSEDDD, from the exons ATGGCAGCCACGGCGTTGGCGGCGCGTACCCGGCAGGCCGTCTGGAGCGTCTGGGCAATGCAAGGCCGAGGCTTTGGCTCGGAATCG GGAGATAATGTTAGGTCCAGTGCGGGCGCGGTCCGGGACGCCGGTGGGGCCTTCGGAAAAAGAGAGCAGGCCGAAGAGGAGCGATACTTCCG AGCTCGTGCTAAAGAACAGCTGGCCGCCTTGAAGAAACACCATGAAAATGAGATCTCTCATCATGCAAAGGAGATTGAGCGCCTGCAGAAAGAAATTGAGCGGCATAAGCAGTCGATCAAGAAACTAAAACAGAGTGAGGATGACGACTAA
- the SESN2 gene encoding sestrin-2 isoform X3 yields MIVADSECRAELKGYLPGAGEEQRESRVRRGPRGPSAFIPVEEVLQEGAESLEQHLGLEALMSSGRVDNLAVVMGLHPDYFTSFWRLHCLLLHTDGPLANSWRHYIAIMAAARHQCSYLVGSHMAEFLQTGGDPEWLLGLHRAPEKLRKLSEINKLLAHRPWLITKEHIQGFEAARDVEALMERMRQLQESLLQDEGASQEEMESRFELEKSESLLVTPSVDILEPFANPDMLCFVEDPTFGYEDFTRRGTQAPPTFRAQDYTWEDHGYSLIQRLYPEGGQLLDEKFQAAYSLTYNTIAMHSGVDTSVLRRAIWNYIHCVFGIRYDDYDYGEVNQLLERNLKVYIKTVACYPEKTTRRMYNHFWRHFRHSEKVHVNLLLLEARMQAALLYALRAITRYMT; encoded by the exons ATGATCGTTGCGGACTCCGAGTGCCGCGCGGAGCTGAAGGGCTACCTGCCCGGGGCCGGAGAG GAGCAGAGGGAGAGCCGGGTCCGACGAGGCCCCCGAGGGCCCAGCGCCTTCATTCCAGTAGAGGAG GTCCTGCAGGAGGGAGCCGAGAGCCTCGAGCAGCACCTGGGGCTGGAGGCGCTGATGTCCTCGGGCCGGGTGGACAACCTGGCCGTGGTGATGGGCCTGCACCCGGACTACTTCACCAGCTTCTGGCGCCTGCACTGCCTGCTGCTGCACACGGATGGGCCCCTGGCCAACTCCTGGCGCCACTACATCGCCATCATG GCTGCTGCCCGCCACCAGTGTTCCTACCTGGTGGGCTCCCACATGGCCGAGTTCCTGCAGACTGGCGGTGACCCTGAGTGGCTGCTTGGCCTCCACCGCGCCCCTGAGAAACTGCGCAAGCTCAGCGAGATCAACAAGCTGCTGGCCCATCGGCCATGGCTCATCACCAAGGAGCACATCCAG GGCTTTGAGGCCGCCCGCGACGTGGAAGCTCTGATGGAACGCATGAGGCAGCTGCAGGAGAGCCTGCTGCAGGATGAGGGCGCCTCGCAGGAGGAGATGGAGAGCCGCTTTGAGCTGGAGAAGTCAGAGAGCCTGCTGGTGACCCCCTCAG TGGACATCCTGGAACCCTTTGCAAACCCAGATATGCTGTGCTTCGTGGAAGACCCCACTTTTGGATATGAGGACTTTACCCGGCGGGGGACTCAGGCACCCCCCACCTTCCGTGCCCAG GATTATACCTGGGAAGACCATGGCTATTCACTGATCCAGCGGCTCTACCCTGAGGGTGGACAGTTGCTGGATGAGAAGTTCCAGGCAGCCTATAGCCTCACCTATAACACCATCGCCATGCACAGTGGAGTAGATACCTCCGTGCTCCGCAGGGCCATCTGGAATTACATCCACTGCGTCTTTGGCATCAG ATATGATGACTATGACTACGGGGAGGTGAACCAGCTCCTGGAGCGGAACCTCAAGGTCTATATCAAGACAGTGGCCTGCTATCCGGAGAAGACCACCCGAAGAATGTACAACCACTTCTGGAGGCACTTCCGCCACTCAGAGAAG GTCCACGTGAACTTGCTGCTGCTGGAGGCCCGCATGCAAGCCGCCCTGCTCTATGCCCTTCGCGCCATCACCCGTTACATGACCTGA
- the SESN2 gene encoding sestrin-2 isoform X1, with product MIVADSECRAELKGYLPGAGEEQRESRVRRGPRGPSAFIPVEEVLQEGAESLEQHLGLEALMSSGRVDNLAVVMGLHPDYFTSFWRLHCLLLHTDGPLANSWRHYIAIMAAARHQCSYLVGSHMAEFLQTGGDPEWLLGLHRAPEKLRKLSEINKLLAHRPWLITKEHIQALLKTGEHSWSLAELIQALVLLTHCHSLASFVFGCGILPEGDPEGSPAPQAPSPPSEQSTPPSRDSLNHSGGFEAARDVEALMERMRQLQESLLQDEGASQEEMESRFELEKSESLLVTPSVDILEPFANPDMLCFVEDPTFGYEDFTRRGTQAPPTFRAQDYTWEDHGYSLIQRLYPEGGQLLDEKFQAAYSLTYNTIAMHSGVDTSVLRRAIWNYIHCVFGIRYDDYDYGEVNQLLERNLKVYIKTVACYPEKTTRRMYNHFWRHFRHSEKVRLMGEEQDGSLWRRRGLRTQRGPDLGIHPASLHVSCIGRQILYHERPLGSPFTHL from the exons ATGATCGTTGCGGACTCCGAGTGCCGCGCGGAGCTGAAGGGCTACCTGCCCGGGGCCGGAGAG GAGCAGAGGGAGAGCCGGGTCCGACGAGGCCCCCGAGGGCCCAGCGCCTTCATTCCAGTAGAGGAG GTCCTGCAGGAGGGAGCCGAGAGCCTCGAGCAGCACCTGGGGCTGGAGGCGCTGATGTCCTCGGGCCGGGTGGACAACCTGGCCGTGGTGATGGGCCTGCACCCGGACTACTTCACCAGCTTCTGGCGCCTGCACTGCCTGCTGCTGCACACGGATGGGCCCCTGGCCAACTCCTGGCGCCACTACATCGCCATCATG GCTGCTGCCCGCCACCAGTGTTCCTACCTGGTGGGCTCCCACATGGCCGAGTTCCTGCAGACTGGCGGTGACCCTGAGTGGCTGCTTGGCCTCCACCGCGCCCCTGAGAAACTGCGCAAGCTCAGCGAGATCAACAAGCTGCTGGCCCATCGGCCATGGCTCATCACCAAGGAGCACATCCAG GCCTTGCTCAAGACGGGCGAGCACAGCTGGTCCCTGGCTGAGCTCATCCAGGCCCTGGTCCTGCTCACACACTGCCACTCACTGGCGTCCTTCGTGTTCGGCTGTGGCATCCTCCCTGAGGGGGACCCTGAGGGCAGCCCCGCCCCACAGGCCCCTTCACCCCCCAGTGAGCAGAGCACACCCCCCAGCAGGGACTCGCTGAACCACTCCGGG GGCTTTGAGGCCGCCCGCGACGTGGAAGCTCTGATGGAACGCATGAGGCAGCTGCAGGAGAGCCTGCTGCAGGATGAGGGCGCCTCGCAGGAGGAGATGGAGAGCCGCTTTGAGCTGGAGAAGTCAGAGAGCCTGCTGGTGACCCCCTCAG TGGACATCCTGGAACCCTTTGCAAACCCAGATATGCTGTGCTTCGTGGAAGACCCCACTTTTGGATATGAGGACTTTACCCGGCGGGGGACTCAGGCACCCCCCACCTTCCGTGCCCAG GATTATACCTGGGAAGACCATGGCTATTCACTGATCCAGCGGCTCTACCCTGAGGGTGGACAGTTGCTGGATGAGAAGTTCCAGGCAGCCTATAGCCTCACCTATAACACCATCGCCATGCACAGTGGAGTAGATACCTCCGTGCTCCGCAGGGCCATCTGGAATTACATCCACTGCGTCTTTGGCATCAG ATATGATGACTATGACTACGGGGAGGTGAACCAGCTCCTGGAGCGGAACCTCAAGGTCTATATCAAGACAGTGGCCTGCTATCCGGAGAAGACCACCCGAAGAATGTACAACCACTTCTGGAGGCACTTCCGCCACTCAGAGAAGGTGCGGCTCATGGGGGAGGAACAGGATGGAAGCCTGTGGAGGAGGCGAGGGCTCAGGACCCAGCGAGGTCCTGACCTGGGGATCCATCCTGCGTctcttcatgtctcctgcatcggcaggcagattctttaccacgagcgccccctgggaagcccatttactcacctgtaa